The DNA segment TTTTCAAGCTCTTTAAATACTGCATCAGCGATTGTGGTTTTTCCAGATAAGGGCAGCCCTGTAAACCAAAGGTTAAATGGTTCTATCTTTTTTCTACCCCACTTTACTTTCACCCAAGCTCTCTCATGTGCCCAGTACAAAGCAATCTTTGCAAGTGTCTCTATAATTCCTGCTGCTATTGCTAGGTCGAGTCTACCAAAAAAAACATAAACTATAACAATAGTCGTAGTAGTAGCAAATATCCTCCAGCTAATACCTTTTGCTACACTTCTTTTATTTGTTTCTCTATACATTAGATCTCTCTACACTCCCATTCAGGATAATTTTTTCTTATATACTTATTTAGTTCTATTTCTGCATTTGAGTACTCTTTTGCTTCGGTCCCAACCCTGACCTCTGACCTCTGACCCCTGACCCCTGAACCCTGAACTCTGACCCCTAAACCCTCAATACTATCAAGTATCATCCCTGCTCCAACAGTTTTATTTGTATATTTATCTA comes from the Sulfurimonas hongkongensis genome and includes:
- a CDS encoding DUF2061 domain-containing protein, with the protein product MYRETNKRSVAKGISWRIFATTTTIVIVYVFFGRLDLAIAAGIIETLAKIALYWAHERAWVKVKWGRKKIEPFNLWFTGLPLSGKTTIADAVFKELEKLDIPLERLDSKDIREIAPNIGFTREDRNRHMHRI